The Mugil cephalus isolate CIBA_MC_2020 chromosome 8, CIBA_Mcephalus_1.1, whole genome shotgun sequence genome segment TGatgcagacataaaaaaaaaaaaggataaaacaaGTATTGCTATTTCCTTTCAATGGACTCTTACATGTCATAAGTTAGTTTATTGTTTAGGGTGTTGATGTTGCCCTGGCAACTCTGCAGCTCCTTCTGAACCCTCCCCAAGTCATCGCTCAGCTGATTCAGTTGACctacagcagacacacacacaggacatcagagagtttttttgttcattttcaacaTACTTTTATTGGCTGTTAAGGCCACACAGTTTCTGACAAATATAGAACAAATCTTCACAGTTTACCTTTGAGTTCCTGTATGGCTTTGGCACTGGAGGAAATGTTCAGCTGGAGTGTCATCTAGGACAAAACCACAATATAACTGTCAATATCTGCCGTTTGCATCAAACTTCCCCGTGAGGATGTGCGCGTCGAGTGAGAGTAACAAATGTTGTTAACGTGCACCTTGTCTTGGCTGCAGGTGCTCTGGGcttcttccagctgtttcttgtAGAAGCTTTCAATGTGGCTGATCTGCTCCTTCTGTCTCTGGATCTCTCCCTGGAACtcattcttcttcatctctaCCACGCCTCGCTCCGCTGCACCACGTCGTACCTGGCCCTCCAGTTCATACAGCTTagtctgtcacacacacacacacacacacacacacacacgtagataAAGGGATAACGATAAGAGTCTTTTTAATAATACTACTCTGTCAAGTCTGTGGTCTTTTCACAATGTTTAGACGGAACAGggaatgtgtaatgatgacacCATCAACCCCATCGTGcagtttatatttttgaaatttccCAAACGATGTCCTGGGTTAAGTTTGTTTCTTTGCATTAAAGGGTGTGACATGTAGTAAAAGGGCATACAGAGGCGATAACCAAAACACCAAAGCCCAACTTCTCACAAAACTTATCTAACTTCCGCAGAAGGAAATACCGCATTTGTGGTACGAATCCAGTTGATGTTAACCACCTGTTTAGCATGTGAACTCAAAACATATCAGACTCAAACAAACGCTGGAAGAAAAAAGCGCAGATCTGTTTAGAAAGAGAGAATTTTAATTGATTGATGACTTGCGAGATCAGTAGTGAAATCACTTGTAATGAGCTAAattttagcttcatgaaggttatgttTTGGCTagtgcctgttttttttgacattcCAACATTTTTAAGATATAAACCTTCATTGGTCACTAAGGTAACACACATGGATGTTAACCTACCTGTAGCTCCAGGCTGCGGGAGCTGGACACCCAGTAGTTAAACCCCAGAACCAGGATACAAGCGATTAGGGCCGCGATCATCAGAGGAGGTGATCTACCTCCACGACGGCCGTTCCCCAGCCCACCCATAGTGACCTACaaactggacacacacaaaatacagcCAGGGGTTAGTACACTTCAAATCAGGGGTGTCGCACTCATTTTAGCTTGGgtgccacattcagcccaaatTGATCTCAAATGGGCCAAACAATTAAGATAACACCATAATAACCTATACGTAAAGACAGCTttagattttttccatttttttagtgcaaagacgaacaagtaaattaggacaATAGTTACATTTAATAACTATCCTTCAaattgtgttctgtccacttctctgactacaACGGTGGATAAATTAGGGATAGAAGTTATTTTCTATATTAGCAAGGAGTTCACGATATGATACATATCATGATACTTGAGGcacaatacgatacattatCGCCATATAATGACATTGTGACATATTGGAAGTGAGAAACTGAGAAATGTTGAGAAATTTGTTGTATATTGGTCACCGCAAGTTGCATAtgtgtacatcagatgacatcattcattggacaaactgagtcaaaaaaacaatatcaatcCAAACTATCCATtcccagtttattgcacttgtacagaaaaagtggtgaccttttcttttaaagtccatactaagacattcaaaatcgatattgtatcggaagaaaaagcaATGCACAGTCATTTCTTCCCACCCCCTAAAACTCATGCAGCGGGCCAGACAGGACCCTGTGGTGGGCCGCATGTCTGACACCTGTGCTTTAAATTATTTCCAGGACAGAaagtcttttctgttttttgcaGAGACGTCGGTTAAGATCTCAAAAGGGGCATGCAGGTGTTTGGGGATTGTAAGGGGCTTGCTGAAGCAGAGGCCTAGTTAAAGTGAGCTGCTTTCGCTTGTATGAAGTCTTTGGTGGCAGCCAAGAGATAAAATGGGGCACAGGAAGTCAGAAATTGGGGAAGTCACATGATCACCTCAACCTCACAGTGAGTTTGGCTATTCCACTACAGACACCCTATTCTTAACTCACTTTCTCACGAATAATCCTGACTCACCGCAGAACTGTCACTGCCAAATACCTCAGTGCCTTTTAGTGTGTCAATTTGTTTTCTCCCGATTGTGCTAATCCAATTAATTACGTTGAAATAATGCATATCTCTCTACAAAGATCCAAAGTCCACAACATTCACTTCACTGATACAGCCAGGTATTGGCTGGTGCAGGGAGTGCATATTGTCCGTGTAAATAATATGCACCAGCCTACCTCCTGTGCTTGGGTTTCATCCATCATGCAAATGGAAAAGGgacttgcaaacacacacagggctcCTTTGAAGGAGAATAAATCGATGATACGGATACTTTAATCCTCACACAACAGCAGTGGCGTTACAGCAGAGGATTGTTACCTCAGTCCAAGATCACAAACAATCACACACTGAATCAGCTCGTACATACAACATATGAGCATTAACGACAGAGACATTACATTTCTAACTGCAATCGTTGCCATATaaaactcagacaaaaacacCCCTCTTCGTATTGTAGATCAGCTAAACGCAGGTCCACAATGAGCTAGTCGTCACACTCTGTCCGCACACGTACTTAAATTGTAAACATATACTTTTAGCAAAACGTGAACAGCAAAGCTAATAAAAGGAAAGCATCGAGATCGATATTTTCGcctgtggttttttttttttatgcttgaAAGCAACCAGTAGGCTGTCTACGTTGCAAGCTAAAGCTAACGTCGTTAGCAACGCAGCTTCTCCAGTCAGCCACAGCATCTACTTACTTATCCGACAAGCCGGAAAACACCCAAATATTCGGGTCGGCGGTAGAAGTGATTCCTGGCGATGTGGTTGACAACTTAAACGCGTATTCCGAGCAAATAACTACGGGTAGTTAGCTCGTATCCATCACTACCATGCAGACCGCCGAGTGGTTGTGGCTAACTGTTGTGCCGCCTCTGCTTGCTGTAAGGAAAATGTACTTGTACAGTGGAGCATCATTTCTAGAGACATCCAAAACGCATTTAATGCCCGATTTATAGCATGTATATGAAATATTTCATAGAGTAAAGTAACGGTTCAACAACTTGATGTTAAAGCACCGTTTACTGGAGAGTGTTCGAGTTGCGAATGGTAAATTACGAATTTACGAAGAGCTCTTGAATGCAGCACGGCTCCACACAATAAGCGTAACCTAATAACAGcctacttaaaaaataaaagaaatcttttatttaaaataaaacattaaataaaacgtAGACTAACGCTACTTAGGTTTTAAGCTTgactatataatatatatatatatatatatatatatatatatatatatatatataaattaaaagtaaagatgCCATGAAGGGGTagaatgattttatttacaataaaacgGCACACCAAAAATCGTCCAAAAATCAATAATTAGCTGGAGACTGCAGGGCATACAagttatgtacacacataatgacaacaaaagaTTCTTGAATCTTTAATCTAGAAATGCagtccaaaatgaaaaaagttcaACATGAAACAGGCGTCAACATGCACTGAGTGtgtatttgatttttgtttccgGCATAGTGAGTCATTTATGTATACTGGTAAATACTCAGATAGTGGTAAAAACCACAAATATCTGTCTACTCTTTCATACACTGTTCTACTAATAAAACACTTCTGTtcaaaagataataataataataataataataataacaataataataatgataacaataataataaaaaggggTATGGCTGTATCAAACAAGTTCAAGCACTGGATGACACACACCCTTTTACAGTTACCGATCTCTTTGTATGAATCAGTAACAGAACCAGTTGAGGTATAAAATTTAACTTAAGGTTGGTGTATTCACTTTTATCCATTACCTGAGAGCATGTGCACGTCATATCCTCTAGTTATTCATTTCCTGAGATTCCTTGAGACTGAATTACCTGTTTTTAAACCAGAAACCctatgtttttttaaacagttattGTAAGACCATCAGGTTTCAGGCTTTTTCATTTCCCTTCTTATCTTTAAACATCATCAAAGATGCCCTTTGGGGGAGACGACAGTGACAGGTAACGCCCTGCTGAGGACCTACGGTGTCAAAAACAAAGAGTGAGTGACAGAGGAAGTCTGTTTGACACAGTATGATTTAGCTCTGTAGGACACAACATTTGGTGAAACTGTACCTTCTGCTTGGCGATCCTTCATCACTGGAGTTGTCCTGCAGCCAGCGTGTCTGCTGCTCATCTGTGCTTTCGTCTCTCCTGGCAAATGTGCTAACTAAGAAaggacacacagaaacatcagcAAAGCTTTTCTGACTTCTCCGTGCACACATCGAACAAGTGAACCTTATCCACCTTTGAACTGAAACAAAGTGAGGAATGTGCTGACACGACCACTTATTATTGGTGTGTAGATTCTGCAACAAAAACTCACAATTATAACAAAATACTGTTTTTCTGATAAGTTATTGTTTGTTAAAGTATGTAGGAGAAGTTCTTTTAAAGTCAGTCCCTTACACCGGACTAAGTATAAGTTCCTGAGGGAGCAAAGTCCAAAGATTCAGTGGGTGGTGTGTGATTCAAAGTAACCCAACCCAACACACCGCAAAAACCTTTATCTACATATACTTGTGAGCATGTACTTAACTAAAATGGCAGATTTTCAGTTTCCTGCATGGAACCGTGACTCTTATGGTCAACGACctataacataaataaacaacactAATTCCTTCTATAAATTCTTACCATCTTTCTTCATCCTTGTTACAGGACTGTTATCCTTTAACTCAGAGTAGCCAGCTCTGGAACGACCTGTGGCTCCCTGGACGCCGTACCGCTCCCTCCaggcctgaaaaacaaaacaggaacatTTGGTAAATATGTAAGCACACTTGACAGAAACCAGGACAGAGGAGGCCGCAGACTGGGAAGACGTtccactgatcagccataacattgacaggagaagtaaataacactgaccatcttgtgacaatacagtgttatggtgggaaacttttggacctgacatttggatgtggatgttacttagacatgtactagacatatctagaccagaccatgaCACCCACACTcacatagcaacgacactctttgatggcagcagtcacaggcacgcacacaaaaaaatgatttaaggACAACTCtaaaaacacaaggtgttgacctggcctccaagttcactagatcccaaactgacaaagtatctctgggatgcactggaacaatccacagaggccccgttttggaggcacaagggagacttacacatattaggaaggtggtcataatgttatgtctgattggtgtatggaTGTAGGAGAATTtctttaatagaaaaaaagatttctgaCCCATTTTCGATTTTCTCCATCTTCCGCTTTCtgccttctccttctttctagaaaacaaaacattgcgGAGCACACGGTTAAAAAGCATCCGTGCTTAATGAGAACAAATAGTGGACATATGTTAATTTGACATTTCACAATTGAATGTAAGGTGAGATGTGAGAAATAAAGCGGAAGCCAGTGAGGAAACCTGTGGTCATGGTtcattaatgcaaaaaaaaaaaaaaacaaggaagtggaATCCTAGATCCAGTCTGCAGTAGTTCAAACATGGCTCCTTTAGGCACAAACAACCAGGAAGAGCAAGTTTATGGTGAAACTACCTCTTCTGATGAGCTCTCTGCCTTCGTCCaccaggtcagaggtcaggtcaTCGTGCGTAATGTACTGCTGGAAGCCCAGGAGGTTCAAACACCGGGAACCCAGACTACAACCACACACAATAAACGTACATACTGTTAAACACACAGTGTATACAGTACGTACAACATAACCAGTAAAATCCAACAATAAACAATTCTCAGCAGATTCCTTTCCCACAGACTTGCTATGAAGAACTGATGATCATATGCGTCTTATActgtaatatactgtataactAATAACAGAGTAAATGATATCATGGTTTTACGGTAGCGGGgacaaaaatagcaaaaaaataaataaaagtgagattaaaaaaagatatccTAAAGATAAtactaagaaaaaaatctgaatgacACGCCCACTATCAAAGAAATGAGAAGTCCCTTGTAGCAGGATAATATTAAGAACTCCAACAGCAATTCCCTGCTACAGACATACAATATACTGAGAACTAGAACTGATATAATATTCAATGAGCTAACATCAGCAGATACCGGcagtattaaaaacaaaatggataaATAGCATTACGTTGTTAGAAGTTGTCGGCTTACTTGCAAAAAGTGGCAAAGCAGAGCAGCAAGACGAGCATGGGATAATAGATGTAGAACCCATCAGATATGAAAGACAGCACACGCATAGAGCCCATGATCTGACGGAGGGAAAATcgcattttgacatttttaaacatgtttttattcgtACACTATGTTTTCGGAAATGATCGTATAGTGTGTTTGGAACGCACAGAGGTGTAGGACGTCTGGATTCTGTCCTGGTGCGAGATGGCAGAGTCCATGTGAATCAGGCCCAGAAAGTTGAGGCACAAAGGAGGTGTGAGACGACAGAACAACCTgagccagaaaaacaaaaatacaacaaaaacagaaaacaagagaaacaaaatggTATCAGAATAATGCAACATGAGAACACCATGTGCTTCCTCATTTGCCTATAAATCTATACACAGGTgtgatgctttttattttttttgtagatttaaCAGACTTACATGCCACTGAACTGCAGGCTGTAAGCATCAGTCTGGTGATGCGGCACCAGGTAGTAGTAGTTGAAAACTCGTATCCTGAACACTGTGGAGTAGACGCACACGCACATGAAGAGGATGCTGACAAAGCACGCCATCTGGTGGAGAGAAACAGAACCACGAGTAGAGAAAGGTTGGATGGATCAGGTCCGAGCGCAGCTGTTTGCCGCAAATTCACGTGATTATTACCCCCTCAGTGTGCGCTTGCTCACCTCAATACAGACGTAGTTGTATTTCTTTTCAGCCAACTGAATAAAGACGgcaaacagagagaggacagggcGTGTGCTGAAGAAGGTGCACTCGGACCAGACTACTGCTGCGgagaggagacacaggaggacCGCCAGCAGCCTGCAGGAACTCTGCCTGAACACACACTTCCAGTACCACTCTgagcacaacaaacacacacacacacacacacacacacacaggcgttAATGCAGAAGTTGGACAAAATAGTCAAATTGAGCTTTGAGTGGAtggcaaaagaagaagaagaagcattgtTCATCTGAAGAAAGACCCTTGAATATATTGAGATTATCCTTTAACTTACTCATATTTGTTGGACATAAaattaattgaataaaaaaaaaaaatagcaacattCGAGATTCTGTTGCTAAATGAGGAATTCAAGCAGTGGTGGAAAAATGGATGACCAAATTCTGAATGACTGCTTTCTATATTTACTGAACTCACCAACGGTAGGAGTGTAGATGAACCTACGGATCCAGCTGTACTCCGTCGAAGGGAAGCTGTGTGTGAACTGTCGGAGCGGGCTGCTCTGGCTTTTAGCTACGTCCTCCAGATGGAAGGCCTCATCTAATAAGATACACCACTGAACCTGAGTCTGGTTGTGTCTCTGCACAGCAGAGAttacctgaaacacacacaggcaaaatcaatattattcatattttcacGAGAGGTCATATTTCCTAATCATTTCCTAGAATATAtcaaataattacttttttatgaAGGTTAACTAAGGCTCTTTTGGTGGGAATGCCGTTGTGCTCGCCAGCAGAGTTTTCCCCGCGTCTTATCATCTCTTCCTGGTAGTCAGGGGGACACTGAAATGACACGACACTGAAGTAAACGTGACTGTTCAAACTGAGAGGGCCGTGTACACATGAAAGGGGACGCTTGCAGTGATTAACACTGGATATAAGGAACATATTTCTCACCTTTGTAAAAATGGTGTCCACACACTTCCTGAGAGAGTGGCCGTCCCTGACAGATTCATGTATGCTTGCCACCTCCTGATAAtataaacatttagtttttttttttgaagtgaaaAAACAAGCAAGACAAAGCCTCATTATGGATAATATATCCTCACCTCCATGACATCTGCTAGGTTCTCCTCCGCCGCTGCCTTCTCGCTAGACATCTTCGCCGCCTTGAAGTAGGTCTTGGCAAGCAGGTAATCATGGGAAGACGAGAGCCAGTAAGAACGCGGAATCTCCACCAGGCCGTagcccagcagcagcaccaggagGAAGAGGCCCCAGGTGTTGGCAGCTGTAATACCAATGGTCTGGAACTCTGTCCTGTACGGGTTTAGCAAAAACGATCAATACGCTGGATGAACCCAGTAGGATtagcagaaataataataataatttaaaaaaaaagacaaggtaCACTTGAAATTACCACGAGAGTTTCCACTGTGGATGAGCAGCCACATAGATGAGCAGGGAGATGAAGATAAGGAGGTAGGTGCCGTAATATATTGCATTCTCAATTAAAGCCGTTTTAATCTTCCCGACTCGGGTGAAAGCTCCCGACCGAGCGTACGACTGCATGaagggcagcagcagcctgaacacacacacacacacacacacacacacacacacacacacacacacacacacacacacacacacacacacagaagagacagtcagtaaacaaaaacacacccatCATGGTCTGTCTCTCAAGTATCTGTCATCTATCGCATCCGTATCAAGAGTAGTGTACTGTAACTCACTCAACTCATACTTAAAATTcctgtatattatttaaatgaaaaagaaagccACTGCCAGGGTTTGTCATTAATTGTGAAATTGTACATTTATATCATAAAAACCAACAGCAGACAGACCTAAAgtctattttttatatttctacgTCTCGTCGTGCTTTTACcttaatgtaattttatttcatctagcttttatattttacttcTCACCATGTAAGAAATTGGGAAGTCCAATAAACAACTCTCCAAAACACGGGTAGGACTCCATCTGGGATATAGCTCCAGGGCTTTTCACACGCCCTTAGCACACTgttgagcacacacacacagagagcacacagttcacacacagtaGAGTGAAGACCAAACAGCTCTGACATATGCTTGACCTTAACAACTTTGATATTGTAAATCCAAAACACAAGATAATAAATTTGCTCTGATATCATGTGACTTATGACACCATTGAAGCTTTAATGCAGCCACAGCGCAATTACACAATTATCCATCACAGCGCTATGTCAGACGGATAAATGTGCCAAAATAAATATGACGTGAGCGCAACGTGAATGAAGAATTCAGTTCACCTCCATTGTGTCAGGGACATTGGGGAGAGGTGGAAATGTTGCACATTTTGAGCATTTGTACGACTCTACCAGCATAAAGTCCAACAAAACCTAAACCGTTGGATTTAGAACACACTTTCAACTCTACTGTACCATTATAATACCGCTGAGCAAATAAGGCCGATTACAAACCCATTTGTTTGAAGGctacaggaaaagaaaaaaagatgttgacACTGATAACAGCTGTGAAGTGAATTCTGTCATTAAAGGGCgtcattaattattaaatgtataataaaaCCAAGCTGCTGGGAATAAAGGCagtctgttttctgtgactGAAAGCGGCTGAATGCAGATGAGAACTCATGAGGTGTAAGATGAACGAATCGGACAGTAAGCGCACATGTTGCACTTTTGCATGCATGTTGGAACACAGCCTGCATTCATACAGTGATTTGAAATTATCTGTGTCCCTGCAGCGGCGACAGAGCAAACTGTCACCAAGGCCATCTGTCTGCATTCCCAAACTGAGGTTTCTGTGAGAGATTGTTAGTTGCTATCCTAAAAGGAATGTGAACACTCCTATCATTAGGACTTTTCATACGTGAAAGtgcagcctttttgcaaaaggTTTTCTGTAAGAAGACGCgtattcctttttttaaactgcttcGTTGGAGATCTTTTTGCAAGCCGCTCACTTCCTTCCCTCCACATCATCAAATGTGACGCTTATTTACCTtaaagatggagaagaagatgaGTTGGCCTTGGTTGGATTACCGTGTCTTGCTTGAGTCAGGGCAGCTGAATGATT includes the following:
- the lmbrd2a gene encoding G-protein coupled receptor-associated protein LMBRD2a, with translation MSGAALAIVVVVVFCLALYLLQRYGDLRKQQRMVLVGTLLSWYLCFLIVFILPLDVSTTIYKQCVLDNSNHSAALTQARHGNPTKANSSSSPSLSVLRACEKPWSYIPDGVLPVFWRVVYWTSQFLTWLLLPFMQSYARSGAFTRVGKIKTALIENAIYYGTYLLIFISLLIYVAAHPQWKLSWTEFQTIGITAANTWGLFLLVLLLGYGLVEIPRSYWLSSSHDYLLAKTYFKAAKMSSEKAAAEENLADVMEEVASIHESVRDGHSLRKCVDTIFTKCPPDYQEEMIRRGENSAGEHNGIPTKRALVNLHKKVISAVQRHNQTQVQWCILLDEAFHLEDVAKSQSSPLRQFTHSFPSTEYSWIRRFIYTPTVEWYWKCVFRQSSCRLLAVLLCLLSAAVVWSECTFFSTRPVLSLFAVFIQLAEKKYNYVCIEMACFVSILFMCVCVYSTVFRIRVFNYYYLVPHHQTDAYSLQFSGMLFCRLTPPLCLNFLGLIHMDSAISHQDRIQTSYTSIMGSMRVLSFISDGFYIYYPMLVLLLCFATFCNLGSRCLNLLGFQQYITHDDLTSDLVDEGRELIRRERRRRQKAEDGENRKWAWRERYGVQGATGRSRAGYSELKDNSPVTRMKKDVSTFARRDESTDEQQTRWLQDNSSDEGSPSRRSSAGRYLSLSSPPKGIFDDV